From Anopheles funestus chromosome 3RL, idAnoFuneDA-416_04, whole genome shotgun sequence, a single genomic window includes:
- the LOC125771042 gene encoding odorant receptor 47a-like → MSSGQPSQKPSQYQGKRLFASIMLNRAPTVDFFRVQSICLRAIGISRRATHADSVLYAFSFFTVLVMKLGTVLFAVKHIDEIMLLCDCLGPTFTAYLGLVRQYNLRLHRSEVWHIVDELDALKRTLQPNEIRIVQKYNRIDRFLAWAYLITAMSTGVLFVGVALVLVVLSEQADWKLPLLMDFPFDVKHPVTFTIFFVWCSVAIFWVVLDCVACDASFGTFSSCLVAHFVIIQERFENLQFGMVGNGRQLGKLIEYHKYILHLSDRVIDAYKTVILNQLLISSMLLCMLGFQLVISAGTTIMVVYVAYGTAITIQVTYYCYYGSQLYHESTLVHDAVYKSNWYETDVRTQKMLINCMMRAKKSVNAKSGFTEASLPTLNAV, encoded by the exons ATGTCTTCCGGCCAACCATCACAAAAACCCAGTCAGTATCAGGGGAAACGTCTTTTCGCATCAATCATGCTAAACCGTGCACCGACCGTTGACTTTTTCCGCGTCCAATCAATCTGCCTAAGGGCCATTGGCATATCACGCCGTGCGACACACGCTGACAGTGTACTGTACGCGTTTAGCTTTTTCACCGTGCTCGTCATGAAGCTCGGCACCGTACTGTTTGCCGTCAAGCACATCGACGAAATCATGCTGCTGTGCGACTGTTTGGGACCGACCTTTACCGCCTACCTGGGACTGGTGCGCCAGTACAATCTGCGCCTCCATCGGTCCGAGGTTTGGCACATTGTGGACGAACTGGACGCACTGAAGCGTACGTTGCAGCCGAACGAAATCCGGATCGTGCAAAAGTATAACCGCATTGACCGGTTCCTTGCGTGGGCTTATTTGATTACCGCCATGTCAACCGGCGTACTATTCGTGGGTGTTGCCCTCGTGCTGGTCGTCCTATCGGAGCAAGCTGACTGGAAGCTGCCACTACTGATGGA CTTCCCGTTCGATGTGAAACATCCGGTGACCTTTACGATTTTCTTTGTCTGGTGCAGCGTAGCGATATTCTGGGTCGTGCTAGATTGTGTGGCTTGTGATGCTTCGTTCGGTACGTTTTCCTCCTGTCTGGTAGCACACTTTGTCATCATACAGGAACGGTTCGAGAATTTGCAGTTCGGTATGGTCGGTAATGGTCGGCAGCTTGGCAAACTCATCGAATACCACAAGTATATACTGCACTTGTCCGATCGTGTCATCGATGCGTACAAGACTGTCATCCTAAATCAATTGCTCATCTCGTCGATGCTGCTGTGTATGCTTGGGTTCCAGTTGGTCATTTCGGCGGGCACAACCATTATGGTGGTTTACGTAGCGTACGGGACGGCCATTACCATACAGGTTACTTACTACTGTTACTACGGATCACAGCTTTATCATGAG AGCACACTGGTGCATGATGCTGTTTACAAAAGTAATTGGTACGAGACGGATGTACGGACGCAGAAAATGCTAATCAACTGCATGATGCGTGCGAAGAAATCGGTGAACGCAAAATCAGGCTTTACTGAGGCATCGCTGCCTACGCTGAATGCGGTATAG